The genome window CGCGATACCAGGCGCTGCGCATGGCACTCGCCTCTTCGATGGCCGCCATCGACAGCGCGCGCCCCCGCTCGATTTCCCAGATCGCGGCGGGCTTGAGCTTGTCGCGGGTGGCAGGCGCATCGTAGATCGCGCCGAGTTTCGCGGCCACGCGCCAGCTCCTCAGATCGCACCACGATTGCCAGATGCGCTCTGGGGCATAGCCCGGGCCGGTCTCCTCGAGATGCGCGCCAAGCTCGACCAGCCGCGTCAGTCCGTCGCCCACGAGGTCCAGAATGCCGTCCTCGAAGGGGAGATACCCGTCGAGATCGCCCAGCGAACCGATGCGGAGGTCCTTCACCTTAGGTGTCACGGTGCCGGCGAAGGCGCTGCCGTCGCCGTCGAGCGACTGTGGCGCGCGGGGATCGTACCCGGCCTGGATGGAAAGCAGCATGGCGAGGTCGTCGACATCGCGGGCCATCGGGCCGTCGGTTGCCATCGTGTCCATGAAGAGCTCAGGCGAGGGACCCGCCGGCACGCGGCCATAGCTCGGGCGCATGCCGATGATGTTGTTGAAGGCGGCCGGATTGCGCAGCGAGCCCATCATGTCGCTGCCGTCGGCAACGGCGAAGATCCGCGCGGCGATTGCCGCCGCCGCCCCGCCGCTGGAGCCGCCGGCGCTGCGGGTTGTGTCATGGGGGTTGAGCGTCGGGCCGAACAGCGGATTGGTGGTGTGCGAGCCAAGGCCGAATTCCGGCACATTGGTCTTGCCGACGAGAATAGCCCCGGCCGCGCGCATGCGCGCCACATGGAGGCTGTCCTCCGCCGGCACCTGGCGGGCGAAGACCGGCGATCCCATGGTGGTCGTCAGCCCCGCCGTCATGGCGAGATCCTTGATCGCCTGCGGCATGCCGTGCATCCAGCCGCGCGAGCGCCCGGCGGCGAGTTCCGCATCGAGCGTGTCGGCCTCGGCCAGCAGCGCGTCGGCGTCGCGCAGCGACACAATCGCGTTGAGCGTCGGGTTGAGCGCGTCGATGCGGGCAAGCGTCGCCTGCATCACCTCGCGCGCCGAGACGCGCCTTGCGTGGATGGCTTCAGACAGCGCCCGCGCCGACAGGGCGGTGATCTCGTCTGCGGTCATGGCCCGGGCCTCCCGTCCCGTATCCTGATGAAACAGGGACTTAAGATCCGACCTTTTCCGCCAGCGGATCGTAGAGCGGGTTGCTGGTGCCGAACACATAATCGAGCGTGGTGACGCTGACATGCGGCGCGCCGTGGTCGCGCAGCAGCGTCGCGCAATCGGCGGCGCTCGTCGCCGGGCAATGCAGCAGCAGCGGCTGGCCGACCTGGGTGCCGAAGGGCGCAATCGCGCCGAACTGGTCGCCGGCGGCGCGCGCCGTCAGCTCCGGCGCGGCCACCAGCGCGCGGATTTCCCGGAAGCCCCGGGCGCGCTCTTCCGCTGCGATCCGGTCGAGGATGACGCGGGCAAAACCCAGTTTCTCCGCGCTCCAGCTCGCGCTCAGCGAGGCGACCAGATGGGCCTGGCTCTTCAGGATGACGCCGTCGTCGAGGATCTTCAGGTTGTTGGCGACAAGCGTCGAGCCGGTGGTGGTGATGTCGACGATCAGTTCCGCCGTGCCGGCGGCCGGCGCGCCCTCTGTCGCGCCGGCGCTTTCCACGATCCGGTAGTCGGAAATCCCGTGCCGGGCGAAGAAGTCGCGCGTCAGCGTGACGTATTTGGTCGCAACCCGCAGCCGCTCGCCCTTGCGGGCGCGAAAATGCGCCGCGACATCGGCGAGATCGGCCATGGTCGACACGTCGATCCAGGCGTCGGGCACCGCGACCACCACATCGGCGAAGCCGAAGCCGAGCGGGGTGACGGTGTGCACGCTGGTTTCGGGATCGGCGATGGTCTCATGCACCAGATCGAGCCCGGTGACGCCGAGATGCGCCTGGCCGTTGGCCAGTTCGCGCGCGATCTCGGACGCCGAGAGGAAGGCGATTTCCACCTCCTGCGCGTCGAAGCGGCCGAGGCGGCCGCGATAGTTGCGCGCGCCGCCCGGCTGGCGCACCGGCAGGCCGGCGCGGGCGAAGAAATCGTGCGTGTTGTCCTGCAGCCGTCCCTTGGAGGGAATGGCGATGGTCAATGGCGTCATGAGACCCTCAAATGCGATCCAGCCAGATGGAGAACCCGGTGGCCGGAATATGAGCCGTGGCGCCGAGCAGCGCCAGAAGCTTGTCGTAGCGTCCGCCGCCGACGATCTGGCCGGCCGTCTCGCGCGCGGCGGAATGGATTTCGAACACGAAGCCCGTGTAATAGTCCAGCCGTCGGCCGAAATCGGCCGCAAACGTCAGGGATCGGTCGGAAATCCCGTGCGCGGCGATGGCGTCGAGCCGCGCGGAGAAGCTTGAAAGCGCATCGGTCAGGTCGAGACCGGCGTCTTCGGCGAAGGTCGCGATTGTCTCGACCGATGCGCGCGGATCGCCGGCAATCGCCAGATAGCGGGTGAGCACATCGGCGGCGCGGTCGGTTTGCGGATCGTGGCGGGCAAGGGCTGCCTGTTCCAGCAGCCGTTCGGCGATGTCGCCGGCGCTGCGCCCGGCAATCGGCTTGAGTCCGGTGAGGCGCAAAAGCTCGGCGACCGCCGCCTGTGCGGTGTCCGGCGCAAGCCCGTCGAGCGCGCGTGCAAGCTCTGCGGCGGATGTGTCGCCGCGCTCCGCCTCGATGCCTGCGCCGCGCATGGCTGCAATCGCCGCGTCCAGCCGGTCGCGCTCGCCGAAGAGATCGCCCAGACGACGCTCCCACACGGCAGGCAGGTTCAGACCCGAAAGCACGGCGCGAAACAGCGCCTCGTCGCCGATGTGGATGCGCGTGTCGGAAACGCCGAGCGTTTCCAGCGCTGAGAGCGCAAGCGCCAGCGTGTCGGCGTCGGCGGCTTCCAGATCGGCGCGGCCCAGGCATTCGACGCCGGCCTGCATGAATTCGCCCGCGCCGTCCTGGCGCTGGCGGAACACCTTGCCGCAATAGGAATAGCGCGCCGGCGTTTCCGCCGCGCCGCCGTCGAGATGCGCCCGGCAGACGGGAAGCGTATAGTCGGGACGCAGGCACAATTCCTCGCCGGCACGGTCGCCGGTGAGATACATGCGCCCGCGAATGTCCTCGCCGATCA of Stappia sp. ES.058 contains these proteins:
- a CDS encoding amidase gives rise to the protein MTADEITALSARALSEAIHARRVSAREVMQATLARIDALNPTLNAIVSLRDADALLAEADTLDAELAAGRSRGWMHGMPQAIKDLAMTAGLTTTMGSPVFARQVPAEDSLHVARMRAAGAILVGKTNVPEFGLGSHTTNPLFGPTLNPHDTTRSAGGSSGGAAAAIAARIFAVADGSDMMGSLRNPAAFNNIIGMRPSYGRVPAGPSPELFMDTMATDGPMARDVDDLAMLLSIQAGYDPRAPQSLDGDGSAFAGTVTPKVKDLRIGSLGDLDGYLPFEDGILDLVGDGLTRLVELGAHLEETGPGYAPERIWQSWCDLRSWRVAAKLGAIYDAPATRDKLKPAAIWEIERGRALSMAAIEEASAMRSAWYRAVLRLFECYDYLVAPSAQVYPFDVTLDWPKEIAGREMDTYHRWMETVVGVSLLGLPAVSVPAGFNAAGLPTGFQIIGRPRDDLGVLQVAKAYDQATGWTAKAPAMVAVGGK
- the hisG gene encoding ATP phosphoribosyltransferase; the encoded protein is MTPLTIAIPSKGRLQDNTHDFFARAGLPVRQPGGARNYRGRLGRFDAQEVEIAFLSASEIARELANGQAHLGVTGLDLVHETIADPETSVHTVTPLGFGFADVVVAVPDAWIDVSTMADLADVAAHFRARKGERLRVATKYVTLTRDFFARHGISDYRIVESAGATEGAPAAGTAELIVDITTTGSTLVANNLKILDDGVILKSQAHLVASLSASWSAEKLGFARVILDRIAAEERARGFREIRALVAAPELTARAAGDQFGAIAPFGTQVGQPLLLHCPATSAADCATLLRDHGAPHVSVTTLDYVFGTSNPLYDPLAEKVGS
- a CDS encoding ATP phosphoribosyltransferase regulatory subunit; translated protein: MTLPDPYAKLRGLFQDNGFPAMEPEILQPSRLFLDLIGEDIRGRMYLTGDRAGEELCLRPDYTLPVCRAHLDGGAAETPARYSYCGKVFRQRQDGAGEFMQAGVECLGRADLEAADADTLALALSALETLGVSDTRIHIGDEALFRAVLSGLNLPAVWERRLGDLFGERDRLDAAIAAMRGAGIEAERGDTSAAELARALDGLAPDTAQAAVAELLRLTGLKPIAGRSAGDIAERLLEQAALARHDPQTDRAADVLTRYLAIAGDPRASVETIATFAEDAGLDLTDALSSFSARLDAIAAHGISDRSLTFAADFGRRLDYYTGFVFEIHSAARETAGQIVGGGRYDKLLALLGATAHIPATGFSIWLDRI